DNA sequence from the bacterium genome:
GATTGGCATTTTGGACAAACTTCATTCTGATATTCGTGCGTTGTAGAGTTCGACGGTATACCGAGTATGTCTCGTGCTCGTGGAATGTCTTTTTCAAAAATTTGCAGCCGGATCCCTTCATTCATATAATTCCGGCGCGTCATTATGTACGATACTTCATCAGCTAAAAAACACGGAATGCCTTCTACCCGCAATTTCTCTGCAACAATATTTGCTTCCATCACATCGGTAAATGACGTCAGCGTGACGATGGCATCTTCTTGATCTTTTTTCTTCACTTTTGCTCCGGCAACCCGTCAAATTCACGTTTCTTGCCGTCGAACCAGGCTTTCATGGCCGAGGCGTCTTGCATAAGATGGCGCATGGCGTTCATGGCTTTGAGATGGGCTTCGTCATTTTTTTGGAACATTTCCATGCCGTGTTTTTTACTCATTTCGGCTATTTCTTCAAAAGTATTGGCGTGAAACTCCAGATCGCACGCTCCACCGAGTTGTCGACACGTCATGGTTTTCATAAAGCCTTTCCGGTTGTTCTTGATTGATGATATGGTTTTGTGCTACGAAATAATATTACGCGAACTCTCTTCCAAAATCAAATTAAATATAACGTTACTCAACTATAATCATGCCTGCGTGAAGCTTACACACGGCTGACTCAAGCATAATCACGTCTGCGTGAAGGAGTGCGAACCGGATCGGGCTTTGGGGAGTGGTTGATTGGTGATGGAGTGGGTTGGTTTAGGCTTGTGCGATGATGGAGGCAATAGGAATCCCGGTTGTCATTTTCACGACGATGTTCGAAGTGACGTCCAAGAATTATTTTGACGGGTCTGGATTCCCCCGACGTGTCGGGGGAATGACATTCCCTTTTTTACACGTATTCCATCCGGCCTCGATAAAACGCCGGAATGAAGACGAGTTCGCGACATCATACTGCGGAAAATGTGGAACAGATGATCCTTTTTCGAATGTTAAAATACTTGGAACTATTTTCCGCTCCAAGCAGCGAACCCGGATTCAGGCGTTTTGTCGCAGCCGCAGCGCTTTTCTTTGCAACTTTCTTTTGGCGCGCTGCCAAAAGAAAGTGGATTGCTCTGGATTCCCGTTTTCACGGGAATGACACTCCCTTTTTTCGCATGTATTCATCCGGCCTCCGATAAAACGCCGGAACGAAGACGGGTTGGCGCGCTGCCAAAAGAAAGTGGATTGTTCTGGATTCCCCCCGACTCCCGACATGTCGGAACGGAGATGGTAATTCATTTTGCCATTCAAATTTCAAACGATCAGGTTTACC
Encoded proteins:
- a CDS encoding DUF1059 domain-containing protein, giving the protein MKTMTCRQLGGACDLEFHANTFEEIAEMSKKHGMEMFQKNDEAHLKAMNAMRHLMQDASAMKAWFDGKKREFDGLPEQK
- a CDS encoding DUF2007 domain-containing protein; translated protein: MKKKDQEDAIVTLTSFTDVMEANIVAEKLRVEGIPCFLADEVSYIMTRRNYMNEGIRLQIFEKDIPRARDILGIPSNSTTHEYQNEVCPKCQSKNINRLTGMNAVYHWINAVLFALFLRPSTPIRFRCLDCGKEF